One region of Desulfitobacterium chlororespirans DSM 11544 genomic DNA includes:
- a CDS encoding PSP1 domain-containing protein, translating to MVEVVGVRFKRAGKIYYFSTGDLALNANDKVIVETARGVEYGECVLAPRQVPEADVVMPLKPVIRKATPEDERIVEANRTKEKEAFDICLKKIGDHQLPMKLVDVEYTFDGNKIIFSFTAEGRVDFRELVKDLASIFRTRIELRQIGVRDEAKMLGGIGSCGRVLCCSSFLGDFEPVSIRMAKDQKLSLNPTKISGICGRLMCCLKYENGAYDESHCRENCGKGCHQREEDILVLSEDSVLKALEDQEVKGEQRGPAVPAAGKGRQEGRHKKGEKNRGKSEKV from the coding sequence ATGGTTGAGGTCGTGGGGGTTCGTTTTAAGCGGGCCGGTAAAATATATTATTTTTCTACAGGGGATCTTGCCCTGAATGCCAATGATAAAGTGATCGTGGAAACTGCCCGGGGGGTCGAATATGGAGAGTGTGTCCTGGCACCTCGTCAGGTACCTGAAGCAGATGTGGTCATGCCTTTAAAACCGGTGATCCGCAAGGCTACTCCTGAGGATGAGCGGATTGTTGAAGCCAATCGCACCAAGGAGAAGGAAGCTTTTGACATCTGCCTGAAGAAAATAGGGGATCATCAGTTGCCGATGAAGCTGGTGGATGTGGAATATACTTTTGACGGGAACAAAATTATTTTTTCCTTTACGGCAGAAGGTCGGGTGGATTTTCGGGAGCTGGTTAAGGATCTGGCCTCGATCTTTCGGACCCGCATTGAACTTCGCCAGATTGGCGTTCGGGATGAAGCCAAAATGCTGGGAGGTATCGGTTCCTGCGGCAGAGTGCTGTGCTGCTCCAGCTTTTTAGGAGATTTTGAGCCTGTATCCATTCGCATGGCCAAGGATCAGAAGCTCTCGCTTAATCCCACGAAAATATCAGGGATTTGCGGACGCCTTATGTGCTGCCTGAAATATGAGAATGGGGCTTATGATGAGTCTCATTGCCGGGAGAATTGTGGAAAGGGATGCCATCAAAGAGAAGAAGACATCCTGGTTCTCAGCGAGGATTCGGTGCTCAAGGCTTTGGAGGATCAAGAGGTTAAGGGAGAACAACGAGGTCCTGCTGTACCGGCCGCTGGGAAGGGGCGTCAAGAGGGGCGCCATAAGAAAGGAGAAAAGAACAGAGGAAAGAGTGAGAAGGTATGA
- the rsmI gene encoding 16S rRNA (cytidine(1402)-2'-O)-methyltransferase, producing MGAVLLATVQRGTLYICGTPIGNLGDITLRALEVLKGVDLIAAEDTRHSRKLLDHFGIATPLTSYHEHNEKGKALELVRRLEQGEAIALISDAGMPGISDPGQEVIQLCLEKGIPLDVLPGANAGLTALLLSGMPNDHFLFHGFLPSQSGARKKELQNYAQLPFTQIFYEAPHRLVATLEDLWEVFGERETAVVREITKLHQSVHKGTLSTLIHEFKDTAPRGEICVLTSPYIPVPPTGGEEEWRQEVQELTEQGMKPNDAMKVVAQKYGVSKREVYQAVLSQKKD from the coding sequence ATGGGAGCGGTTCTTTTGGCTACGGTTCAGAGGGGCACCCTCTATATCTGCGGGACACCCATCGGGAATCTGGGGGATATCACCTTGAGGGCCTTGGAAGTGCTTAAGGGTGTGGATCTTATCGCGGCGGAGGATACCCGTCATTCCCGCAAGCTCCTGGATCACTTTGGCATTGCCACGCCCCTGACCAGTTATCACGAACATAACGAAAAAGGGAAAGCCCTGGAACTGGTCAGAAGATTGGAGCAGGGGGAAGCCATCGCCTTAATCTCCGATGCGGGAATGCCGGGGATATCGGATCCGGGTCAGGAAGTGATTCAGCTATGCCTGGAAAAAGGCATACCCTTGGATGTCTTGCCGGGAGCCAATGCCGGACTGACGGCTTTGCTGCTTTCCGGGATGCCCAATGATCATTTTTTATTTCATGGCTTCTTGCCCTCCCAATCCGGTGCCCGCAAGAAAGAATTACAAAATTATGCTCAGCTGCCTTTTACCCAGATTTTCTATGAGGCACCCCACCGCTTAGTGGCCACCTTGGAGGACTTATGGGAGGTTTTCGGAGAGCGGGAGACGGCGGTGGTCCGGGAGATTACCAAGCTTCATCAAAGCGTCCATAAGGGGACGTTGAGCACCCTTATCCATGAATTTAAAGACACTGCCCCCCGCGGGGAAATCTGTGTCCTGACTTCCCCTTATATCCCCGTCCCGCCGACAGGAGGGGAAGAGGAATGGCGTCAGGAAGTGCAGGAGCTTACTGAGCAGGGGATGAAACCTAATGATGCCATGAAAGTAGTTGCTCAAAAATACGGAGTGAGCAAGCGTGAGGTTTATCAAGCGGTTCTTTCTCAAAAAAAGGATTAA
- a CDS encoding AbrB/MazE/SpoVT family DNA-binding domain-containing protein: MKSTGIVRKVDELGRVVLPIELRRTLGIDEKDALEIYVDQEKIILKKYEPACVFCNNATDVQIFRGKNVCRECATAMGEAASGNQPEAV; this comes from the coding sequence ATGAAATCAACTGGTATAGTGAGAAAAGTAGACGAACTGGGTCGGGTGGTATTACCTATCGAATTGCGCAGAACTCTGGGAATCGATGAAAAAGACGCTCTGGAAATCTATGTAGACCAAGAAAAGATCATTCTCAAAAAATATGAGCCTGCTTGTGTATTTTGTAATAATGCCACAGATGTTCAAATTTTCCGTGGGAAAAACGTCTGCCGTGAATGCGCCACCGCCATGGGCGAAGCTGCATCAGGCAACCAGCCCGAAGCTGTTTAA
- a CDS encoding initiation-control protein YabA, with protein MSQLTQALTEVEEKLNSLLEEVQRLLPYVKSLEDENARLKRELCALPEKERSRVIANAEHLQGVAHDNLERLYREGFHVCHLHFGQPLEEGDCLFCMGFLRKD; from the coding sequence ATGAGTCAATTAACCCAGGCCTTAACGGAAGTGGAGGAGAAGCTTAACTCTTTGCTGGAAGAAGTGCAGCGTTTGCTGCCCTATGTTAAAAGCCTGGAAGATGAGAATGCCAGGCTGAAGCGTGAGCTATGTGCCCTGCCTGAGAAAGAAAGGTCGCGGGTCATTGCCAATGCTGAGCATCTTCAGGGCGTTGCCCATGATAATTTGGAACGACTCTATCGGGAAGGGTTCCATGTTTGTCATCTTCATTTTGGACAGCCTTTAGAGGAGGGGGATTGCCTCTTCTGTATGGGCTTTTTGCGTAAAGATTAA